A stretch of DNA from Halobacteriovorax vibrionivorans:
TTCAGTTTCAAATTTAAGGAAAATGGCCCGTCGTTATAATTTAGCACAGCCAAAACAACATCAAATTATTGTTGTTCCAGCTAAGAAGTAAATAAAGTGAATGAGAGTAACTTAAAGAATAGATTAAAAATAGTTTATGTCGTCTTTGCATTTGCTTTTGTAGCAATTCTTGTGAAGGCATTCCGCATTCAAGTTGTTGATCGCGGTCATTTATTGTCACAATCAAAAAAACAATTCTTCCGTGAACGCAAGGTTTTCCCAAGACGTGGTCATATCTATGATCGCAATGGGAATCCACTCGCAATTAACATAAGAACATACTCTCTTTTTACCATTCCAAAAAATATTAGAGATAAGAATGTCTTTAAGAAGTTAACGCAAATTATGCCAGAGGCCGAGATTGAAAATATTGGCTCTAAGGCAATGAAGCGAAATCGCTTTACTTGGATTGCAAGAAAGATCAACTTAACAGAAGAACAAGTTCATGCAATTAAAAAGCTCAAGGGTGTCTATATTGAAGAAATCCCAAAGCGTATTTATCCAAATCATGAATTAGCTGCGCAAACACTTGGCTTTGTTGGCCTTGACAATAATGGCCTTGCAGGAATAGAACACCGCTTTGATGATGAGCTTAGAGGTGAGCCACAAATTATAAAATACTTCAAAGACAATAAAGGAAGACCTGTTCGCTATGTGAGTCAAAATATTCCGACGGAAAGATCAAAAGATATCTACCTTTCTATTGATAAAGAAGTTCAAGCCGTTGCTGAGAAGGCCATAAAAGAGGCCGTCGAAAAAGTCGAAGCGAAACGTGGTGGCGTTGGCGTTATGGACGCAGAAACTGGAGAAATCATTGCTGTTGCAAATTATCCTACTTTTGATCCAAACGATTTAGATGGATCTAGAAGTATTGACCGTAAGCTCTCTTTCATTTCAGATCCATTTGAGCCAGGTTCAACAATGAAAGTTATTACAGTGGCCTCGGCCCTTGAAAATAATGTTGTACGTCCGGATACAAATTACTACTGTGAACAAGGGCGCCTGAAAGTTGAAGATCATATAATTAAAGAAGCAGAGTCGAGAAAGAAATTTGAATGGTTATCTGTTGAAGAAATACTAATGCACTCTTCAAATATTGGAACGACAAAAATTGCATTTGACCTAACTTTTCCAAAACTAAAGTCAACTCTAACTAAGTTTAGAATTGGTGAGAAAACCGGAATTGAATTGCCTGCTGAGTCCCGTGGTATCTTTACCGACGATAAAAATGTTTCTCCTCTATCCTTAAGTAATATTAGTTTTGGTCAGGGAGTTGCAACGACAGGAATACAGATGCTTGCGGCATTTGCGGCCATCTCAAATGGTGGGAAATATGTTAAGCCTACAATTTTAAAAGTTGATGAATCTAATAAAACTGAAGCTGAACAGATTATCCCAGAAAAAGTTGCAAAATCACTTACGGATATGATGATTAAAACGGTTGAAGACGGAACAGCTCGTAATGGAAAAATTCCATATTTTAAAATTGCGGCCAAAACATCCACGGCACAAAGAGCTGATAATATGGGACGATATACTGGCTACATTCCTGGTTTCTTAGGCTTTCCAGTTGGCGTTAAGAAGAAGTTTGTCGTTTATGCCTATGTGGATAAGCCAGCAAAGGGAAAATCATATTATGGTAACTCTGTCGCTGGACCAGTGTTCAAGAAAGTCACAGAGTATTTATTGTATAAGAATAAAGAGTTTGAAGGTCTTGCAGAGAACGATCTATTTGAAAATGACATGGCCTTTGATTCTGTAAAAAGAGTTCATTCTGCTAAAAGGTATACTGGTCGTGGACTAGTTCCTAATTTCGTAGGCCTTGATAAGAAATCTGCTATGAAGCTTGCTCGTAAATTAGATATTGACCTTACTCATAGTGGTGTCGGGGTTGTTGATGAGCAGCTACCGGAACCTGGAAGTGCATATACAAAAAACACTATCATTAAATTAAGATATGCCCCACCAACATATGAATAGCCTAATTTCAAAATACAACATTGTCACAGATCAATTTATTGATTTAACAGTCAATCTAGATCAAGCCAAAAAAGGTGATATTGCATTTTATCGTCTTTATGAAAACGAAAAATCAATTTCTCTGTTCAAGCAAAGAAACGAAAAGGGAAATGCAGGTTTAGTAATAACAAATTTAGAAGTTGAAGGCCTTGATTGTCTTGTTGTTGAACTAGAAGACTTTTATCAATTACAAGAAGAGTTGGTAGAAGTTTTATACCCTTTAGACCGAGAAGTCTCATTAATTGGTGTTACTGGAACAAATGGCAAGTCTTCTGTAACTCACTTATGTCAATTAATCTTAAATCGAAATAATTTTAAAGCGTGTTGTATTGGCACTGTTGGTATCATTCGTGAAGATAAAGAGATTATGCCTTCATTATCAGCGACAACACCATCATATCTTGATTTGAGACGAGTAATATATCGATTAAACGATATTGATTATTTTTGTATTGAAGTTAGTTCTCACGCTCTAGAGCAAGGACGAGTTAAAGGAATGGACTTTAGCTCAATAGGTTGGACTAACCTGACACAAGACCATCTAGACTATCATGGGACAATGGAAGCTTATTTCAATGCTAAGGCAAAGCTTCTTAATTATTGTGAAAATGAAGTAATTATTCCAAGTTCACAGGCGGAATATTTTAAAGATAAAATTAAATATAAAGTTGCTCCCCATGTTGATAATAAATACGGTGAAGAATTTAACCTCAGTTATAATAAAGATAATCTTGATTTAGCTTTTGCCCTTTGTGATGAAGCTGTTGGTGAAGAATTAAATCGAGAAATAAAACTAGAGCTACCTAAAGGTCGTTTTAATTTAATAAGAGACCAGGAAAATATTTATATCATTGATTACGCTCATACTCCTGATGCATTAATAAATATTTGTCGTGAGACTAAGTCATTATTTAAGAACCATCATTTAATCACAATTTTTGGATGTGGTGGTGATCGTGATAGAACTAAAAGGCCTTTGATGTTACAAGCGGCTCTCGAGTATAGTGACAGCGTCGTGGTCACTAGTGATAATCCTAGATTTGAAGACCCTGAAAGAATTATTGAAGATATTCTTAAAGATAATAGTAATGATGTTGATGTTATTGTTAGCCGAGAAGATGCAATTAAAAATTATGTAAAAAGATATAAAAATCCTACTGTCGTTATTATTGCAGGTAAAGGTCATGAAGAGTACCAGGATGTAAATGGAGTGAAGTCTTTCTTTAGTGATATTGAAATAGTGAAAAAGGCAATTGAAGTATTATGAAGATAACAGATTTAAAAAACATTAATGGTTTAATAAAAATAATCGGTACGGTAAGTGAAGATGAAATTTCTTTATCGACAAATTCTAAGATGCCAAATGATGAAAACTTATTTGTCGCGCTAAAGGGCGACAGGTTTGATGCTTATAACTTTATTGAGGATGCTATCTCCAATAAGGCAAGGGCTTTTGTCGTTACCAATGAAGAAGGGCGAGAGGAAAAGCTTAAGTCTTTATATGAAAGAGATAATGAGCTTATCTTCTTTCTTGTAAATGATAGCCTTAAATTTCTCCAAGAAGCCGCAAAGTTTCGTATTCAAGAATGGAAAAATAAAGATGGTATCGTCTTTGGTCTTACTGGTTCTAATGGTAAGACTACAACAAAAGAGATCCTTTTTTCTTTGGCCAAGAGTTTCTTAAACGATGCTGTTGTTTGTACTCAAGGTAATTTAAATAATCATATTGGAGTACCACTTACAATATTCTCGCTAAAAGATGAACATAAGTTTGCCATTATTGAGATGGGGACAAATCACTTTGGTGAAATTGAAGCGCTCTGTGAAATTGCACAGCCTGACTTTGGTTATATAACTAATATTGGTCATGCCCATACCGAATTTTTAGAAAACCTTGATGGCGTTTTAAAAGAGAAGTCTGCTTTATATCGTTGGGTTTTAAAAAATGGTGTTAAATTTTATCTGAATTGTGAAGATGCTAAACTAGCAACTCTTGCGCAAGATGATAAAGTTGTGCTCGTAAATAAAGAGGTCGTACATCCTTTTGAAAGTGATATTATTAAAGAGTCATACAATCAATGGAATATTCAGGCTTCAGCTTTCATCCTAGAAAATATCTTTTCAGTGTCTTTGGCCCATGAATTGAAATCAGTACGTCTACCTAAGAATAAAAGAGCACAGTGGATTGATGTTGATAAGACAAAGATATATTTAGATGCCTACAATGCAAATCCTACCTCAATGAATCTTGCGATAAGAGAATTTGCAAAAAATGTACCTAGCGATAAGAAGGTTCTTTTTGTTTTGGGTGATATGAATGAATTAGGTAGTGAAACACAAAAGCATCACGAAGATATTTCAAATGTATTAAATTCTGTTAACGCAAAGCACGCTTTTTTTATTGGTCAATACTCTCAATATTATAAGAATACCTTTAAAGGTGAGGCTGAAATATATAAAAATCTTGATGATCTTTGCACAAAGTGGTTATCGGTATTAAATTCGTACGATTATATCTTTTTAAAAGCTTCTCGTTCTTTACAACTAGAGAGGCTAATAGATATAACTATGTAATATAATTTAAAACACGGATAATTACATGTTGTATCATTTCCTATATCCCTTAAGGGATGAATTCTTTGCATTTAATATTTTTAAATACATCACATTTAGAACAGTTGTGGCGTTTTTGTTGGCGACGGTGATCTCAATTATTTGGGGGAAGTATTTCATCGGCTTCATGCAGCGAAAACAATTCGGACAAGTTATTCGTGATGATGGGCCAGAATCTCATTTAAAAAAGGCCGGTACTCCAACAATGGGTGGAGTATTTATTTTAGGAACAATTCTTCTAACCCTACTGATAACAGGGAATTTCAATTCAATTCCTGTTCTAATCACTTGCGGAGTTACAGCATCATATTTTGTTTTAGGCTTCATCGATGATTACGCAAAAATTTCTAAAGGAAATACAAAGGGTGTGTCCGCTAAAGGTAAATTACTTTGGCAATTTGTGACAGGCTTAATTGCTGTCTATGCCATGGTTCACTTCGGTGTGATTGATACTCAACTTTTTGTACCATTTGTAAAAGGGCCAGTATTTAACTTAGGCATGTTATTTGTCTTATTTGGTGCAATTGTTATCGTTGGATCTAGTAATGCTGTTAATTTAACAGATGGACTAGATGGATTGGCAATTGGTCCAATTATTACTTCTGCTGCAACTCTAGGATTTATTGGTTATGCCACGGGGCACAGTGAAATCGCTTCATATCTTTTTGTGCCATATGTTGAAAATGTTGGTGAATTGGCCGTAATTGGTGCTGCAATCGTCGGTGCAGGCGTTGGTTTTTTATGGTATAACACATATCCAGCTCAGATATTTATGGGTGACGTGGGGTCCCTTGCCTTAGGTGGTACACTAGGGACGATGGCCGTTTTAACGAGAAGTGAATTACTTTTTGTCATTATTGGTGGTGTTTTTGTTGCTGAAGCTGTTTCAGTAATATTACAAGTTGGTTCTTATAAAACTCGTAAAAAGAGAATTTTTAAGATGGCACCGATCCATCATCATTTTGAGTTGATGGGATGGGCCGAACCGAAAGTTATTGTTAGATTTTGGATTATAAGTATATTTTTAGCGATTCTTGCTATCGCTACTTTAAAAATGAGGTAATAAATGGAGAGATTTAGAAACAAGAATATCCTAATCGTTGGTATTGGAAAAACTGGTTTCAAGCTCATCAATTTCTTTAATCGTCTTGAGTGTAATATTAGAGTGACTGATATCAAGCCGATTTTTGATTTAAATAAGGCCGTAAAAAAGCTACGTAAAATTAAGCCAGCAGTTGAAATGACTTTTGGTGAACATTTAGATGATGACTTTTTAAATGCTGACGTTGTTGTTTATTCAAGTGCAGTAGATCCAAACCTACCTCAGCTTGAATTAGCAAGAAGAGAAGGTAAGCAGGTTTATTCTGAATTTGCACTTGGTAATACTCTTTGTCGCAAGCCTATTATTGCTGTTTGTGGATCACATGGTCGTACAACTGTAGCACATATGATTGGTTTCACACTGAGACAAGATGGTAAAAATGTATTCGTAGGTGGTACAAGTGATAGTCCATTTATTGAATACTCAATGCTACCTAATAAAGATGAAATCGATTACGTTGTTGTTGAGGTTTCTGCCGTTCAAATGAGAAAACTTGATGACTTCCACCCTAAGATGGTTGTCTTTACTGATATTGCTGACACTTATCCACAGAATCATTTCACTTCTATGGGTGAGTATATGGAGACTAAGCTTAGTATTATTAAGACTCTTTCTCCAGATGATACTCTTATTGTTAACTTTGATAAGCTTGCAAATAATAGCTTCTTTAGAAATGCTAATTGCCAAACTTATTGGTACTCAAGAAGATCATTCGTTAAGCTTGGTGTAATGGAAGAGATTCAAGGAACGCATTTCCACGATCGTCGAATCCACTCAAATATTTCATACCATTCAGAATTTACAGTGAAGAAGATGAGAATCATTGGTCAAAACAATCGTGAAAACTTACTTGCTGCAATTACGGCATGTAAGGCCCTTGATCTTTCAGATGAAGCAATTCAAACATGTGTAACAAAGTTCCCAGGAATTCCACATCGAATTGAATTCTTAATGGAAAAGAATGGCGTTAACTTCTATAACGATTCAAAAGCAACTGATATGAAGACTCTTTGTGAAACAACAAAGTCTTTCAAAACTCCTGTGATTCTAATTGCAGGTGGTAAAGACATGGAAGAACTTGAGTACGAGCAATTCAGTGATGAGTTATGTTCAACTACACGTATTATCGTTCTAGTAGGTGAAGCAAAAGAGCGTATGAATCGTGCTCTTGGTGAGCATCCACAAACTTTCATTGTTGGTTCATTTGAAGAGTCAGTTCTCTTTGCTTATCAAAAATCGAGAACAGGTGATACGATTATTCTTTCACCGGGGAATCCTGCAACAGACTTCTTTAGAGATTATGAGGAAAGAGGAAACTACTTCAAAAAACTAGTATATCAATTATAATTGTTTCAAATGCCTGCTTTATGCAGGCATTTTTTTTAGCACTAATACAGAACAAGTACACAGGCATATGATGACTGCATGAAAGTTGTCTTATTCT
This window harbors:
- a CDS encoding penicillin-binding protein, with product MNESNLKNRLKIVYVVFAFAFVAILVKAFRIQVVDRGHLLSQSKKQFFRERKVFPRRGHIYDRNGNPLAINIRTYSLFTIPKNIRDKNVFKKLTQIMPEAEIENIGSKAMKRNRFTWIARKINLTEEQVHAIKKLKGVYIEEIPKRIYPNHELAAQTLGFVGLDNNGLAGIEHRFDDELRGEPQIIKYFKDNKGRPVRYVSQNIPTERSKDIYLSIDKEVQAVAEKAIKEAVEKVEAKRGGVGVMDAETGEIIAVANYPTFDPNDLDGSRSIDRKLSFISDPFEPGSTMKVITVASALENNVVRPDTNYYCEQGRLKVEDHIIKEAESRKKFEWLSVEEILMHSSNIGTTKIAFDLTFPKLKSTLTKFRIGEKTGIELPAESRGIFTDDKNVSPLSLSNISFGQGVATTGIQMLAAFAAISNGGKYVKPTILKVDESNKTEAEQIIPEKVAKSLTDMMIKTVEDGTARNGKIPYFKIAAKTSTAQRADNMGRYTGYIPGFLGFPVGVKKKFVVYAYVDKPAKGKSYYGNSVAGPVFKKVTEYLLYKNKEFEGLAENDLFENDMAFDSVKRVHSAKRYTGRGLVPNFVGLDKKSAMKLARKLDIDLTHSGVGVVDEQLPEPGSAYTKNTIIKLRYAPPTYE
- the mraY gene encoding phospho-N-acetylmuramoyl-pentapeptide-transferase, with protein sequence MLYHFLYPLRDEFFAFNIFKYITFRTVVAFLLATVISIIWGKYFIGFMQRKQFGQVIRDDGPESHLKKAGTPTMGGVFILGTILLTLLITGNFNSIPVLITCGVTASYFVLGFIDDYAKISKGNTKGVSAKGKLLWQFVTGLIAVYAMVHFGVIDTQLFVPFVKGPVFNLGMLFVLFGAIVIVGSSNAVNLTDGLDGLAIGPIITSAATLGFIGYATGHSEIASYLFVPYVENVGELAVIGAAIVGAGVGFLWYNTYPAQIFMGDVGSLALGGTLGTMAVLTRSELLFVIIGGVFVAEAVSVILQVGSYKTRKKRIFKMAPIHHHFELMGWAEPKVIVRFWIISIFLAILAIATLKMR
- a CDS encoding Mur ligase family protein, whose protein sequence is MNSLISKYNIVTDQFIDLTVNLDQAKKGDIAFYRLYENEKSISLFKQRNEKGNAGLVITNLEVEGLDCLVVELEDFYQLQEELVEVLYPLDREVSLIGVTGTNGKSSVTHLCQLILNRNNFKACCIGTVGIIREDKEIMPSLSATTPSYLDLRRVIYRLNDIDYFCIEVSSHALEQGRVKGMDFSSIGWTNLTQDHLDYHGTMEAYFNAKAKLLNYCENEVIIPSSQAEYFKDKIKYKVAPHVDNKYGEEFNLSYNKDNLDLAFALCDEAVGEELNREIKLELPKGRFNLIRDQENIYIIDYAHTPDALINICRETKSLFKNHHLITIFGCGGDRDRTKRPLMLQAALEYSDSVVVTSDNPRFEDPERIIEDILKDNSNDVDVIVSREDAIKNYVKRYKNPTVVIIAGKGHEEYQDVNGVKSFFSDIEIVKKAIEVL
- a CDS encoding UDP-N-acetylmuramoyl-tripeptide--D-alanyl-D-alanine ligase produces the protein MKITDLKNINGLIKIIGTVSEDEISLSTNSKMPNDENLFVALKGDRFDAYNFIEDAISNKARAFVVTNEEGREEKLKSLYERDNELIFFLVNDSLKFLQEAAKFRIQEWKNKDGIVFGLTGSNGKTTTKEILFSLAKSFLNDAVVCTQGNLNNHIGVPLTIFSLKDEHKFAIIEMGTNHFGEIEALCEIAQPDFGYITNIGHAHTEFLENLDGVLKEKSALYRWVLKNGVKFYLNCEDAKLATLAQDDKVVLVNKEVVHPFESDIIKESYNQWNIQASAFILENIFSVSLAHELKSVRLPKNKRAQWIDVDKTKIYLDAYNANPTSMNLAIREFAKNVPSDKKVLFVLGDMNELGSETQKHHEDISNVLNSVNAKHAFFIGQYSQYYKNTFKGEAEIYKNLDDLCTKWLSVLNSYDYIFLKASRSLQLERLIDITM
- the murD gene encoding UDP-N-acetylmuramoyl-L-alanine--D-glutamate ligase, with translation MERFRNKNILIVGIGKTGFKLINFFNRLECNIRVTDIKPIFDLNKAVKKLRKIKPAVEMTFGEHLDDDFLNADVVVYSSAVDPNLPQLELARREGKQVYSEFALGNTLCRKPIIAVCGSHGRTTVAHMIGFTLRQDGKNVFVGGTSDSPFIEYSMLPNKDEIDYVVVEVSAVQMRKLDDFHPKMVVFTDIADTYPQNHFTSMGEYMETKLSIIKTLSPDDTLIVNFDKLANNSFFRNANCQTYWYSRRSFVKLGVMEEIQGTHFHDRRIHSNISYHSEFTVKKMRIIGQNNRENLLAAITACKALDLSDEAIQTCVTKFPGIPHRIEFLMEKNGVNFYNDSKATDMKTLCETTKSFKTPVILIAGGKDMEELEYEQFSDELCSTTRIIVLVGEAKERMNRALGEHPQTFIVGSFEESVLFAYQKSRTGDTIILSPGNPATDFFRDYEERGNYFKKLVYQL